One window of Cervus elaphus chromosome 6, mCerEla1.1, whole genome shotgun sequence genomic DNA carries:
- the ATP5ME gene encoding ATP synthase subunit e, mitochondrial isoform X2, translating to MVPPVQVSPLIKVNQAPQPPPLIGPAWAKRLGRYSALFLGMAYGAKRYNYLKPRAEEERRLAAEEKKKRDEQKRIERELAEAQEDTILK from the exons ATGGTTCCGCCGGTGCAGGTCTCTCCGCTCATCAAGGTGAACCAGGCTCCGCAGCCGCCGCCGCTGATCGGCCCTGCGTGGGCAAAGCGC CTCGGCCGTTACTCCGCCCTGTTCCTCGGCATGGCCTACGGCGCCAAGCGCTACA ATTACCTGAAACCCCGGGCAGAAGAGGAGAGGAGGCTCGCAGCCGAGGAGAAGAAGAAGCGGGATGAGCAGAAGCGCATCGAGCGGGAGCTGGCGGAAG CCCAAGAGGATACCATATTGAAGTGA
- the ATP5ME gene encoding ATP synthase subunit e, mitochondrial isoform X4 encodes MRTPGRASVSAFPRCLGPCGGLFGPNCASGARVTDKMVPPVQVSPLIKLGRYSALFLGMAYGAKRYNYLKPRAEEERRLAAEEKKKRDEQKRIERELAEAQEDTILK; translated from the exons ATGCGCACGCCCGGCCGCGCCTCTGTGTCTGCGTTTCCGCGGTGTTTAGGGCCTTGCGGCGGCCTCTTTGGTCCGAATTGTGCTTCCGGCGCGAGGGTCACGGACAAGATGGTTCCGCCGGTGCAGGTCTCTCCGCTCATCAAG CTCGGCCGTTACTCCGCCCTGTTCCTCGGCATGGCCTACGGCGCCAAGCGCTACA ATTACCTGAAACCCCGGGCAGAAGAGGAGAGGAGGCTCGCAGCCGAGGAGAAGAAGAAGCGGGATGAGCAGAAGCGCATCGAGCGGGAGCTGGCGGAAG CCCAAGAGGATACCATATTGAAGTGA
- the ATP5ME gene encoding ATP synthase subunit e, mitochondrial isoform X1 encodes MVPPVQVSPLIKVNQAPQPPPLIGPAWAKRVSVSLGRYSALFLGMAYGAKRYNYLKPRAEEERRLAAEEKKKRDEQKRIERELAEAQEDTILK; translated from the exons ATGGTTCCGCCGGTGCAGGTCTCTCCGCTCATCAAGGTGAACCAGGCTCCGCAGCCGCCGCCGCTGATCGGCCCTGCGTGGGCAAAGCGCGTGAGCGTCTCG CTCGGCCGTTACTCCGCCCTGTTCCTCGGCATGGCCTACGGCGCCAAGCGCTACA ATTACCTGAAACCCCGGGCAGAAGAGGAGAGGAGGCTCGCAGCCGAGGAGAAGAAGAAGCGGGATGAGCAGAAGCGCATCGAGCGGGAGCTGGCGGAAG CCCAAGAGGATACCATATTGAAGTGA
- the ATP5ME gene encoding ATP synthase subunit e, mitochondrial isoform X3: protein MRTPGRASVSAFPRCLGPCGGLFGPNCASGARVTDKMVPPVQVSPLIKVNQAPQPPPLIGPAWAKRVSVSVGLEAPARRPRLSAPPALTRRLRPPHRAPTPRLGRYSALFLGMAYGAKRYNYLKPRAEEERRLAAEEKKKRDEQKRIERELAEAQEDTILK from the exons ATGCGCACGCCCGGCCGCGCCTCTGTGTCTGCGTTTCCGCGGTGTTTAGGGCCTTGCGGCGGCCTCTTTGGTCCGAATTGTGCTTCCGGCGCGAGGGTCACGGACAAGATGGTTCCGCCGGTGCAGGTCTCTCCGCTCATCAAGGTGAACCAGGCTCCGCAGCCGCCGCCGCTGATCGGCCCTGCGTGGGCAAAGCGCGTGAGCGTCTCGGTGGGGCTCGAGGCCCCGGCCCGGCGCCCCCGACTCTCAGCACCCCCTGCCCTGACCCGGAGGCTGCGACCCCCCCATCGGGCCCCGACGCCGCGG CTCGGCCGTTACTCCGCCCTGTTCCTCGGCATGGCCTACGGCGCCAAGCGCTACA ATTACCTGAAACCCCGGGCAGAAGAGGAGAGGAGGCTCGCAGCCGAGGAGAAGAAGAAGCGGGATGAGCAGAAGCGCATCGAGCGGGAGCTGGCGGAAG CCCAAGAGGATACCATATTGAAGTGA
- the MYL5 gene encoding LOW QUALITY PROTEIN: myosin light chain 5 (The sequence of the model RefSeq protein was modified relative to this genomic sequence to represent the inferred CDS: inserted 1 base in 1 codon; substituted 1 base at 1 genomic stop codon) encodes MRRPQLEDAECRPLAAGGRTARAPARVTSSGTARAPARVTSSGAARGGFRMCSGRQRAQTPRVQIFEKYKIKVKDDKLDATFKEASGPINFTMFLNVFGEKLSGMDPEETVLSAFKMLDPAGKGSANKDSXAGQLVSQANNMTAEEVDQMFQFSTSNATGNXDYKVLGHVLTHGERSKGHLRPTGL; translated from the exons ATGCGCCGTCCACAGCTCGAGGACGCCGAGTGCCGACCCCTGGCGGCCGGAGGGCGAACGGCGCGCGCGCCCGCCCGGGTGACGTCATCAGGCACGGCGCGCGCGCCCGCCCGGGTGACGTCATCAGGCGCGGCGCGCGGCGGATTCCGCATGTGCAGTGGCCGGCAGCGA GCCCAGACACCTCGGgtacaaatatttgaaaagt ACAAGATCAAAGTCAAGGATGACAAGCTGGATGCCACGTTCAAGGAGGCCTCGGGGCCCATCAACTTCACCATGTTCCTGAACGTGTTTGGGGAGAAGCTGAGTG GCATGGATCCTGAGGAGACTGTCCTCAGCGCATTCAAGATGCTGGACCCTGCTGGCAAGGGCAGCGCCAACAAGGACTCGTGA GCGGGGCAGCTCGTGTCCCAGGCCAACAACATGACTGCTGAAGAG GTCGACCAGATGTTCCAGTTCTCCACCAGCAATGCCACAGGCA CTGACTACAAGGTGCTGGGCCATGTGCTCACTCATGGGGAGAGGAGTAAGGGGCACCTCCGCCCCACGGGACTGTGA
- the SLC49A3 gene encoding solute carrier family 49 member A3 isoform X1 produces MAGPAGDWPEAAAATSARSVLGGYRTYARRWVFLLVISLLSYSNATLWLSFAPVADTIARHFLLSTEQINWLSLVYLVVSIPSGVVAIWVLDSVGLRWATTLGAFLNFSGSVIRSIPCMAIGTQDPFVLLLGGQSLCALAQTLVIFSPAKLAALWFPEHQRATANMIGTMSNPLGILVANLVSPILVKTEEDIPLMLGTYILPAGLAFLLATACLWESVPPTPPSVGAAQSTSLSFLAGLKLLTRNKAYIILAVCFGGGIGIFSSFLALLEQVLCVNGYSSEFAGLCGVFFITFGVLGAVALGLYVDRTKHLTEAIKIGLCLTSLACVAFAVVSQLQGQTIALAAICSLLGFFGFSVAPVAMELAVECSFPVGEGAAAGLVFVLGQAEGVLIMVLLTSLTVRHAEPSVSTCRDGQGPLDWKAASWCSSSTPRTGACRPRLTPAPPFRRTNAQQLQQPWTTCPTWQPRPEAPPQHPGPQQPLPETGAPGPASLLLGTLQDVSGARQRARGWRAVGVR; encoded by the exons ATGGCGGGGCCGGCGGGGGACTGGCCAGAGGCTGCCGCGGCGACCTCGGCCCGGAGCGTGCTGGGGGGCTACCGCACCTACGCCCGCCGGTGGGTCTTCCTGCTGGTGATCAGCCTGCTCAGCTACTCCAACGCCACG CTGTGGCTCAGCTTCGCGCCCGTGGCTGACACGATCGCTCGGCACTTCCTCCTCTCCACTGAGCAGATCAACTGGCTATCACTGGTCTACCTCGTGGTGTCCATCCCGTCCGGTGTGGTGGCCATCTGGGTTCTGGACTCTGTTGGACTCCGCTGGGCG ACCACCTTAGGTGCGTTCCTGAACTTCTCGGGGAGCGTGATCCGCTCCATACCCTGCATGGCCATCGGCACCCAGGACCCGTTTGTCCTCCTCTTGGGTGGGCAGAGCCTCTGCGCCCTGGCCCAGACCCTGGTCATCTTCTCTCCAGCCAAGCTGGCCGCCTTGTGGTTCCCTGAGCACCAGCGAGCCACAGCCAACATGATCGGCACCATGT CGAATCCCCTGGGTATTCTGGTGGCCAACCTGGTGTCTCCCATCCTTGTGAAGACAGAGGAGGACATCCCCTTGATG CTAGGCACCTACATCCTCCCTGCCGGCCTTGCCTTCCTGCTGGCCACTGCATGCCTCTGGGAGAgcgtgccccccaccccgccctctgTGGGGGCTGCCCAGTCCACCTCGCTGTCGTTCCTAGCCGGGCTGAAGCTG CTCACAAGGAACAAGGCCTACATCATTCTGGCCGTGTGCTTCGGGGGCGGCATTGGCATCTTCTCCAGCTTCTTGGCCCTCCTGGAGCAGGTCCTCTGCGTGAACGGCTACTCCAGC GAATTTGCGGGCCTCTGTGGGGTTTTCTTCATCACGTTTGGAGTCTTGGGGGCAGTGGCTCTGGGCCTGTACGTGGACAGGACCAAGCACCTCACCGAGGCCATCAAGATCGGCCTCTGCCTGACGTCTCTGGCCTGCGTGGCCTTTGCTGTG GTGTCCCAGCTTCAGGGACAGACCATTGCACTGGCTGCCATCTGCTCGCTGCTGGGGTTCTTCGGCTTCTCGGTGGCGCCCGTTGCCATGGAGCTGGCGGTCGAGTGCTCCTTCCCCGTGGGCGAGGGCGCAGCCGCAGGACTGGTCTTTGTGCTGGG GCAGGCCGAGGGCGTTCTCATCATGGTGCTGCTGACCTCCCTGACCGTGCGCCACGCGGAGCCGTCTGTCTCCACCTGCCGGGATGGCCAGGGCCCACTGGACTGGAAGG CTGCCTCCTGGTGCTCCTCTTCCACACCCCGTACCGGCGCCTGCAGGCCGAGGCTGACGCCAGCCCCTCCATTCAGGAGGACGAACGCCCAGCAACTGCAGCAACCCTGGACCACGTGCCCTACCTGGCAGCCACGCCCTGAGGCTCCACCGCAGCACCCTGGCCCCCAGCAGCCCCTTCCTGAAACTGGTGCTCCTGGCCCTGCATCCTTACTCTTGGGAACCCTCCAAGACGTCtcaggggccaggcagagggccaGAGGCTGGAGAGCAGTTGGCGTGAGATAA
- the SLC49A3 gene encoding solute carrier family 49 member A3 isoform X6, translating to MAIGTQDPFVLLLGGQSLCALAQTLVIFSPAKLAALWFPEHQRATANMIGTMSNPLGILVANLVSPILVKTEEDIPLMLGTYILPAGLAFLLATACLWESVPPTPPSVGAAQSTSLSFLAGLKLLTRNKAYIILAVCFGGGIGIFSSFLALLEQVLCVNGYSSEFAGLCGVFFITFGVLGAVALGLYVDRTKHLTEAIKIGLCLTSLACVAFAVVSQLQGQTIALAAICSLLGFFGFSVAPVAMELAVECSFPVGEGAAAGLVFVLGQAEGVLIMVLLTSLTVRHAEPSVSTCRDGQGPLDWKAASWCSSSTPRTGACRPRLTPAPPFRRTNAQQLQQPWTTCPTWQPRPEAPPQHPGPQQPLPETGAPGPASLLLGTLQDVSGARQRARGWRAVGVR from the exons ATGGCCATCGGCACCCAGGACCCGTTTGTCCTCCTCTTGGGTGGGCAGAGCCTCTGCGCCCTGGCCCAGACCCTGGTCATCTTCTCTCCAGCCAAGCTGGCCGCCTTGTGGTTCCCTGAGCACCAGCGAGCCACAGCCAACATGATCGGCACCATGT CGAATCCCCTGGGTATTCTGGTGGCCAACCTGGTGTCTCCCATCCTTGTGAAGACAGAGGAGGACATCCCCTTGATG CTAGGCACCTACATCCTCCCTGCCGGCCTTGCCTTCCTGCTGGCCACTGCATGCCTCTGGGAGAgcgtgccccccaccccgccctctgTGGGGGCTGCCCAGTCCACCTCGCTGTCGTTCCTAGCCGGGCTGAAGCTG CTCACAAGGAACAAGGCCTACATCATTCTGGCCGTGTGCTTCGGGGGCGGCATTGGCATCTTCTCCAGCTTCTTGGCCCTCCTGGAGCAGGTCCTCTGCGTGAACGGCTACTCCAGC GAATTTGCGGGCCTCTGTGGGGTTTTCTTCATCACGTTTGGAGTCTTGGGGGCAGTGGCTCTGGGCCTGTACGTGGACAGGACCAAGCACCTCACCGAGGCCATCAAGATCGGCCTCTGCCTGACGTCTCTGGCCTGCGTGGCCTTTGCTGTG GTGTCCCAGCTTCAGGGACAGACCATTGCACTGGCTGCCATCTGCTCGCTGCTGGGGTTCTTCGGCTTCTCGGTGGCGCCCGTTGCCATGGAGCTGGCGGTCGAGTGCTCCTTCCCCGTGGGCGAGGGCGCAGCCGCAGGACTGGTCTTTGTGCTGGG GCAGGCCGAGGGCGTTCTCATCATGGTGCTGCTGACCTCCCTGACCGTGCGCCACGCGGAGCCGTCTGTCTCCACCTGCCGGGATGGCCAGGGCCCACTGGACTGGAAGG CTGCCTCCTGGTGCTCCTCTTCCACACCCCGTACCGGCGCCTGCAGGCCGAGGCTGACGCCAGCCCCTCCATTCAGGAGGACGAACGCCCAGCAACTGCAGCAACCCTGGACCACGTGCCCTACCTGGCAGCCACGCCCTGAGGCTCCACCGCAGCACCCTGGCCCCCAGCAGCCCCTTCCTGAAACTGGTGCTCCTGGCCCTGCATCCTTACTCTTGGGAACCCTCCAAGACGTCtcaggggccaggcagagggccaGAGGCTGGAGAGCAGTTGGCGTGAGATAA
- the SLC49A3 gene encoding solute carrier family 49 member A3 isoform X5, with amino-acid sequence MAGPAGDWPEAAAATSARSVLGGYRTYARRWVFLLVISLLSYSNATLWLSFAPVADTIARHFLLSTEQINWLSLVYLVVSIPSGVVAIWVLDSVGLRWATTLGAFLNFSGSVIRSIPCMAIGTQDPFVLLLGGQSLCALAQTLVIFSPAKLAALWFPEHQRATANMIGTMSNPLGILVANLVSPILVKTEEDIPLMEFAGLCGVFFITFGVLGAVALGLYVDRTKHLTEAIKIGLCLTSLACVAFAVVSQLQGQTIALAAICSLLGFFGFSVAPVAMELAVECSFPVGEGAAAGLVFVLGQAEGVLIMVLLTSLTVRHAEPSVSTCRDGQGPLDWKAASWCSSSTPRTGACRPRLTPAPPFRRTNAQQLQQPWTTCPTWQPRPEAPPQHPGPQQPLPETGAPGPASLLLGTLQDVSGARQRARGWRAVGVR; translated from the exons ATGGCGGGGCCGGCGGGGGACTGGCCAGAGGCTGCCGCGGCGACCTCGGCCCGGAGCGTGCTGGGGGGCTACCGCACCTACGCCCGCCGGTGGGTCTTCCTGCTGGTGATCAGCCTGCTCAGCTACTCCAACGCCACG CTGTGGCTCAGCTTCGCGCCCGTGGCTGACACGATCGCTCGGCACTTCCTCCTCTCCACTGAGCAGATCAACTGGCTATCACTGGTCTACCTCGTGGTGTCCATCCCGTCCGGTGTGGTGGCCATCTGGGTTCTGGACTCTGTTGGACTCCGCTGGGCG ACCACCTTAGGTGCGTTCCTGAACTTCTCGGGGAGCGTGATCCGCTCCATACCCTGCATGGCCATCGGCACCCAGGACCCGTTTGTCCTCCTCTTGGGTGGGCAGAGCCTCTGCGCCCTGGCCCAGACCCTGGTCATCTTCTCTCCAGCCAAGCTGGCCGCCTTGTGGTTCCCTGAGCACCAGCGAGCCACAGCCAACATGATCGGCACCATGT CGAATCCCCTGGGTATTCTGGTGGCCAACCTGGTGTCTCCCATCCTTGTGAAGACAGAGGAGGACATCCCCTTGATG GAATTTGCGGGCCTCTGTGGGGTTTTCTTCATCACGTTTGGAGTCTTGGGGGCAGTGGCTCTGGGCCTGTACGTGGACAGGACCAAGCACCTCACCGAGGCCATCAAGATCGGCCTCTGCCTGACGTCTCTGGCCTGCGTGGCCTTTGCTGTG GTGTCCCAGCTTCAGGGACAGACCATTGCACTGGCTGCCATCTGCTCGCTGCTGGGGTTCTTCGGCTTCTCGGTGGCGCCCGTTGCCATGGAGCTGGCGGTCGAGTGCTCCTTCCCCGTGGGCGAGGGCGCAGCCGCAGGACTGGTCTTTGTGCTGGG GCAGGCCGAGGGCGTTCTCATCATGGTGCTGCTGACCTCCCTGACCGTGCGCCACGCGGAGCCGTCTGTCTCCACCTGCCGGGATGGCCAGGGCCCACTGGACTGGAAGG CTGCCTCCTGGTGCTCCTCTTCCACACCCCGTACCGGCGCCTGCAGGCCGAGGCTGACGCCAGCCCCTCCATTCAGGAGGACGAACGCCCAGCAACTGCAGCAACCCTGGACCACGTGCCCTACCTGGCAGCCACGCCCTGAGGCTCCACCGCAGCACCCTGGCCCCCAGCAGCCCCTTCCTGAAACTGGTGCTCCTGGCCCTGCATCCTTACTCTTGGGAACCCTCCAAGACGTCtcaggggccaggcagagggccaGAGGCTGGAGAGCAGTTGGCGTGAGATAA
- the SLC49A3 gene encoding solute carrier family 49 member A3 isoform X3, translated as MAGPAGDWPEAAAATSARSVLGGYRTYARRWVFLLVISLLSYSNATLWLSFAPVADTIARHFLLSTEQINWLSLVYLVVSIPSGVVAIWVLDSVGLRWATTLGAFLNFSGSVIRSIPCMAIGTQDPFVLLLGGQSLCALAQTLVIFSPAKLAALWFPEHQRATANMIGTMSNPLGILVANLVSPILVKTEEDIPLMLTRNKAYIILAVCFGGGIGIFSSFLALLEQVLCVNGYSSEFAGLCGVFFITFGVLGAVALGLYVDRTKHLTEAIKIGLCLTSLACVAFAVVSQLQGQTIALAAICSLLGFFGFSVAPVAMELAVECSFPVGEGAAAGLVFVLGQAEGVLIMVLLTSLTVRHAEPSVSTCRDGQGPLDWKAASWCSSSTPRTGACRPRLTPAPPFRRTNAQQLQQPWTTCPTWQPRPEAPPQHPGPQQPLPETGAPGPASLLLGTLQDVSGARQRARGWRAVGVR; from the exons ATGGCGGGGCCGGCGGGGGACTGGCCAGAGGCTGCCGCGGCGACCTCGGCCCGGAGCGTGCTGGGGGGCTACCGCACCTACGCCCGCCGGTGGGTCTTCCTGCTGGTGATCAGCCTGCTCAGCTACTCCAACGCCACG CTGTGGCTCAGCTTCGCGCCCGTGGCTGACACGATCGCTCGGCACTTCCTCCTCTCCACTGAGCAGATCAACTGGCTATCACTGGTCTACCTCGTGGTGTCCATCCCGTCCGGTGTGGTGGCCATCTGGGTTCTGGACTCTGTTGGACTCCGCTGGGCG ACCACCTTAGGTGCGTTCCTGAACTTCTCGGGGAGCGTGATCCGCTCCATACCCTGCATGGCCATCGGCACCCAGGACCCGTTTGTCCTCCTCTTGGGTGGGCAGAGCCTCTGCGCCCTGGCCCAGACCCTGGTCATCTTCTCTCCAGCCAAGCTGGCCGCCTTGTGGTTCCCTGAGCACCAGCGAGCCACAGCCAACATGATCGGCACCATGT CGAATCCCCTGGGTATTCTGGTGGCCAACCTGGTGTCTCCCATCCTTGTGAAGACAGAGGAGGACATCCCCTTGATG CTCACAAGGAACAAGGCCTACATCATTCTGGCCGTGTGCTTCGGGGGCGGCATTGGCATCTTCTCCAGCTTCTTGGCCCTCCTGGAGCAGGTCCTCTGCGTGAACGGCTACTCCAGC GAATTTGCGGGCCTCTGTGGGGTTTTCTTCATCACGTTTGGAGTCTTGGGGGCAGTGGCTCTGGGCCTGTACGTGGACAGGACCAAGCACCTCACCGAGGCCATCAAGATCGGCCTCTGCCTGACGTCTCTGGCCTGCGTGGCCTTTGCTGTG GTGTCCCAGCTTCAGGGACAGACCATTGCACTGGCTGCCATCTGCTCGCTGCTGGGGTTCTTCGGCTTCTCGGTGGCGCCCGTTGCCATGGAGCTGGCGGTCGAGTGCTCCTTCCCCGTGGGCGAGGGCGCAGCCGCAGGACTGGTCTTTGTGCTGGG GCAGGCCGAGGGCGTTCTCATCATGGTGCTGCTGACCTCCCTGACCGTGCGCCACGCGGAGCCGTCTGTCTCCACCTGCCGGGATGGCCAGGGCCCACTGGACTGGAAGG CTGCCTCCTGGTGCTCCTCTTCCACACCCCGTACCGGCGCCTGCAGGCCGAGGCTGACGCCAGCCCCTCCATTCAGGAGGACGAACGCCCAGCAACTGCAGCAACCCTGGACCACGTGCCCTACCTGGCAGCCACGCCCTGAGGCTCCACCGCAGCACCCTGGCCCCCAGCAGCCCCTTCCTGAAACTGGTGCTCCTGGCCCTGCATCCTTACTCTTGGGAACCCTCCAAGACGTCtcaggggccaggcagagggccaGAGGCTGGAGAGCAGTTGGCGTGAGATAA
- the SLC49A3 gene encoding solute carrier family 49 member A3 isoform X4 — protein sequence MAGPAGDWPEAAAATSARSVLGGYRTYARRWVFLLVISLLSYSNATLWLSFAPVADTIARHFLLSTEQINWLSLVYLVVSIPSGVVAIWVLDSVGLRWATTLAKLAALWFPEHQRATANMIGTMSNPLGILVANLVSPILVKTEEDIPLMLGTYILPAGLAFLLATACLWESVPPTPPSVGAAQSTSLSFLAGLKLLTRNKAYIILAVCFGGGIGIFSSFLALLEQVLCVNGYSSEFAGLCGVFFITFGVLGAVALGLYVDRTKHLTEAIKIGLCLTSLACVAFAVVSQLQGQTIALAAICSLLGFFGFSVAPVAMELAVECSFPVGEGAAAGLVFVLGQAEGVLIMVLLTSLTVRHAEPSVSTCRDGQGPLDWKAASWCSSSTPRTGACRPRLTPAPPFRRTNAQQLQQPWTTCPTWQPRPEAPPQHPGPQQPLPETGAPGPASLLLGTLQDVSGARQRARGWRAVGVR from the exons ATGGCGGGGCCGGCGGGGGACTGGCCAGAGGCTGCCGCGGCGACCTCGGCCCGGAGCGTGCTGGGGGGCTACCGCACCTACGCCCGCCGGTGGGTCTTCCTGCTGGTGATCAGCCTGCTCAGCTACTCCAACGCCACG CTGTGGCTCAGCTTCGCGCCCGTGGCTGACACGATCGCTCGGCACTTCCTCCTCTCCACTGAGCAGATCAACTGGCTATCACTGGTCTACCTCGTGGTGTCCATCCCGTCCGGTGTGGTGGCCATCTGGGTTCTGGACTCTGTTGGACTCCGCTGGGCG ACCACCTTAG CCAAGCTGGCCGCCTTGTGGTTCCCTGAGCACCAGCGAGCCACAGCCAACATGATCGGCACCATGT CGAATCCCCTGGGTATTCTGGTGGCCAACCTGGTGTCTCCCATCCTTGTGAAGACAGAGGAGGACATCCCCTTGATG CTAGGCACCTACATCCTCCCTGCCGGCCTTGCCTTCCTGCTGGCCACTGCATGCCTCTGGGAGAgcgtgccccccaccccgccctctgTGGGGGCTGCCCAGTCCACCTCGCTGTCGTTCCTAGCCGGGCTGAAGCTG CTCACAAGGAACAAGGCCTACATCATTCTGGCCGTGTGCTTCGGGGGCGGCATTGGCATCTTCTCCAGCTTCTTGGCCCTCCTGGAGCAGGTCCTCTGCGTGAACGGCTACTCCAGC GAATTTGCGGGCCTCTGTGGGGTTTTCTTCATCACGTTTGGAGTCTTGGGGGCAGTGGCTCTGGGCCTGTACGTGGACAGGACCAAGCACCTCACCGAGGCCATCAAGATCGGCCTCTGCCTGACGTCTCTGGCCTGCGTGGCCTTTGCTGTG GTGTCCCAGCTTCAGGGACAGACCATTGCACTGGCTGCCATCTGCTCGCTGCTGGGGTTCTTCGGCTTCTCGGTGGCGCCCGTTGCCATGGAGCTGGCGGTCGAGTGCTCCTTCCCCGTGGGCGAGGGCGCAGCCGCAGGACTGGTCTTTGTGCTGGG GCAGGCCGAGGGCGTTCTCATCATGGTGCTGCTGACCTCCCTGACCGTGCGCCACGCGGAGCCGTCTGTCTCCACCTGCCGGGATGGCCAGGGCCCACTGGACTGGAAGG CTGCCTCCTGGTGCTCCTCTTCCACACCCCGTACCGGCGCCTGCAGGCCGAGGCTGACGCCAGCCCCTCCATTCAGGAGGACGAACGCCCAGCAACTGCAGCAACCCTGGACCACGTGCCCTACCTGGCAGCCACGCCCTGAGGCTCCACCGCAGCACCCTGGCCCCCAGCAGCCCCTTCCTGAAACTGGTGCTCCTGGCCCTGCATCCTTACTCTTGGGAACCCTCCAAGACGTCtcaggggccaggcagagggccaGAGGCTGGAGAGCAGTTGGCGTGAGATAA
- the SLC49A3 gene encoding solute carrier family 49 member A3 isoform X2, producing the protein MAGPAGDWPEAAAATSARSVLGGYRTYARRWVFLLVISLLSYSNATLWLSFAPVADTIARHFLLSTEQINWLSLVYLVVSIPSGVVAIWVLDSVGLRWATTLGAFLNFSGSVIRSIPCMAIGTQDPFVLLLGGQSLCALAQTLVIFSPAKLAALWFPEHQRATANMIGTMSNPLGILVANLVSPILVKTEEDIPLMLGTYILPAGLAFLLATACLWESVPPTPPSVGAAQSTSLSFLAGLKLLTRNKAYIILAVCFGGGIGIFSSFLALLEQVLCVNGYSSEFAGLCGVFFITFGVLGAVALGLYVDRTKHLTEAIKIGLCLTSLACVAFAVVSQLQGQTIALAAICSLLGFFGFSVAPVAMELAVECSFPVGEGAAAGLVFVLGQAEGVLIMVLLTSLTVRHAEPSVSTCRDGQGPLDWKVPMLLMAGLCVLFSCLLVLLFHTPYRRLQAEADASPSIQEDERPATAATLDHVPYLAATP; encoded by the exons ATGGCGGGGCCGGCGGGGGACTGGCCAGAGGCTGCCGCGGCGACCTCGGCCCGGAGCGTGCTGGGGGGCTACCGCACCTACGCCCGCCGGTGGGTCTTCCTGCTGGTGATCAGCCTGCTCAGCTACTCCAACGCCACG CTGTGGCTCAGCTTCGCGCCCGTGGCTGACACGATCGCTCGGCACTTCCTCCTCTCCACTGAGCAGATCAACTGGCTATCACTGGTCTACCTCGTGGTGTCCATCCCGTCCGGTGTGGTGGCCATCTGGGTTCTGGACTCTGTTGGACTCCGCTGGGCG ACCACCTTAGGTGCGTTCCTGAACTTCTCGGGGAGCGTGATCCGCTCCATACCCTGCATGGCCATCGGCACCCAGGACCCGTTTGTCCTCCTCTTGGGTGGGCAGAGCCTCTGCGCCCTGGCCCAGACCCTGGTCATCTTCTCTCCAGCCAAGCTGGCCGCCTTGTGGTTCCCTGAGCACCAGCGAGCCACAGCCAACATGATCGGCACCATGT CGAATCCCCTGGGTATTCTGGTGGCCAACCTGGTGTCTCCCATCCTTGTGAAGACAGAGGAGGACATCCCCTTGATG CTAGGCACCTACATCCTCCCTGCCGGCCTTGCCTTCCTGCTGGCCACTGCATGCCTCTGGGAGAgcgtgccccccaccccgccctctgTGGGGGCTGCCCAGTCCACCTCGCTGTCGTTCCTAGCCGGGCTGAAGCTG CTCACAAGGAACAAGGCCTACATCATTCTGGCCGTGTGCTTCGGGGGCGGCATTGGCATCTTCTCCAGCTTCTTGGCCCTCCTGGAGCAGGTCCTCTGCGTGAACGGCTACTCCAGC GAATTTGCGGGCCTCTGTGGGGTTTTCTTCATCACGTTTGGAGTCTTGGGGGCAGTGGCTCTGGGCCTGTACGTGGACAGGACCAAGCACCTCACCGAGGCCATCAAGATCGGCCTCTGCCTGACGTCTCTGGCCTGCGTGGCCTTTGCTGTG GTGTCCCAGCTTCAGGGACAGACCATTGCACTGGCTGCCATCTGCTCGCTGCTGGGGTTCTTCGGCTTCTCGGTGGCGCCCGTTGCCATGGAGCTGGCGGTCGAGTGCTCCTTCCCCGTGGGCGAGGGCGCAGCCGCAGGACTGGTCTTTGTGCTGGG GCAGGCCGAGGGCGTTCTCATCATGGTGCTGCTGACCTCCCTGACCGTGCGCCACGCGGAGCCGTCTGTCTCCACCTGCCGGGATGGCCAGGGCCCACTGGACTGGAAGG TGCCCATGCTGCTGATGGCCGGCCTCTGCGTCCTCTTCAGCTGCCTCCTGGTGCTCCTCTTCCACACCCCGTACCGGCGCCTGCAGGCCGAGGCTGACGCCAGCCCCTCCATTCAGGAGGACGAACGCCCAGCAACTGCAGCAACCCTGGACCACGTGCCCTACCTGGCAGCCACGCCCTGA